One window of Thermocoleostomius sinensis A174 genomic DNA carries:
- a CDS encoding BrnT family toxin: MKFEWDQSKAASNLKKHGVSFEEAKTVFDNPLAVIFDDEAHSVDEQREIIIGHSRQNRLLLIAFTERSGNVRIISARLATRNEREDYEQNAL, translated from the coding sequence ATGAAGTTTGAGTGGGATCAGTCGAAAGCCGCTAGTAATTTGAAGAAACACGGTGTCAGCTTTGAAGAAGCCAAAACCGTATTCGACAACCCTCTGGCGGTCATTTTTGATGATGAGGCTCATTCTGTAGATGAACAGAGAGAAATCATTATTGGTCATTCTCGGCAAAATCGGTTGCTGTTAATTGCTTTTACTGAGCGATCTGGTAATGTCCGTATCATCAGTGCCCGTCTAGCTACTCGCAATGAGCGTGAGGATTATGAGCAAAACGCCCTCTGA
- a CDS encoding class I SAM-dependent methyltransferase, with translation MSFDFSTASDSITNPLGYFSGQGKDYEKYRLIYPASAIDKILSDLGSLTQITAADIGAGTGIGARLLADRGIRVVAIEPNKDMRTAATLHKNVEFLIGTAEQIPLENASVDLVTSFQAFHWFDFDKSLKEFRRILKPSGHLALIWSFWDQSDLISKEYTRLVFEASKDQEPQSQSGMQLKAWFKSIRYQLFWQGLWLPYFTNLERYEFVSNQSLDFPGLIGLARSQGFTPSEGEGLEKLISDLAVFHQRFCDRQGSVRLTYRTRLYTAISNHP, from the coding sequence TTGAGTTTTGATTTCTCAACTGCTTCCGATTCAATCACAAATCCATTGGGCTATTTTTCTGGTCAAGGCAAAGATTACGAAAAGTATCGCCTGATTTATCCTGCTTCTGCGATCGATAAAATTTTGTCAGATTTGGGATCTCTCACTCAGATTACTGCTGCTGATATTGGTGCAGGAACGGGGATTGGTGCAAGATTGTTAGCAGATCGAGGCATTCGGGTTGTGGCGATTGAACCCAACAAAGACATGAGAACAGCAGCGACCTTGCACAAAAACGTAGAGTTTCTGATTGGCACTGCTGAACAAATTCCTCTGGAGAATGCATCAGTCGATTTAGTAACCTCGTTTCAAGCATTCCATTGGTTTGATTTTGATAAAAGCCTCAAAGAGTTTCGCCGTATCCTCAAGCCCAGTGGACACTTAGCATTAATATGGAGCTTCTGGGATCAAAGCGACCTTATTTCCAAAGAATACACTCGCCTAGTTTTTGAAGCATCCAAGGATCAAGAGCCTCAATCCCAATCTGGAATGCAACTGAAAGCATGGTTCAAAAGCATACGTTATCAACTATTTTGGCAAGGGTTATGGTTGCCCTACTTTACAAACTTAGAGCGATACGAGTTTGTCTCTAATCAATCCTTAGATTTCCCAGGATTAATCGGTTTAGCCCGCAGTCAAGGATTTACACCGTCTGAAGGGGAAGGTTTAGAAAAACTGATATCAGATTTAGCTGTATTTCATCAACGCTTTTGCGATCGCCAAGGTTCGGTAAGGTTGACGTATCGCACACGCCTGTACACCGCAATTTCCAACCATCCTTAA
- a CDS encoding nucleotidyltransferase family protein — MPVQTKAQVLALLQEYHQELHRFGVKRCGVFGSFARDTAIHPQSDVDILVVFDPDQKTFDNFIHLSFFLEDLFGRAVDLITVESLSPYIGPHILDEVEYVSVGS; from the coding sequence ATGCCTGTTCAAACAAAAGCCCAAGTGCTAGCTCTGCTCCAGGAGTATCACCAAGAGTTACACCGCTTTGGAGTGAAACGTTGCGGCGTTTTCGGCTCGTTTGCCCGTGACACTGCAATTCACCCTCAAAGTGATGTTGATATCTTGGTTGTCTTTGATCCAGACCAGAAAACGTTTGATAACTTTATACATCTATCCTTTTTTCTAGAAGATCTCTTTGGCAGAGCAGTTGACCTTATCACTGTAGAGTCATTAAGCCCTTATATTGGTCCGCATATTTTAGATGAGGTCGAGTATGTCTCCGTCGGCTCGTGA
- a CDS encoding HepT-like ribonuclease domain-containing protein has protein sequence MRDRLIHNYFGVDYDIVWDVVANKIPTLDAEIRLILKQEYP, from the coding sequence ATGCGTGATCGATTAATTCATAACTACTTTGGTGTTGACTACGACATTGTTTGGGATGTTGTAGCCAATAAAATCCCTACACTTGATGCTGAAATTAGGCTAATTCTTAAACAAGAATATCCATAG
- a CDS encoding (2Fe-2S) ferredoxin domain-containing protein has protein sequence MDIKPLQQKAKSRGIAVNGQGGYQRHILLCTGLRQSGDTCCPAEEGAKTWKYLGKRLKQLSQEGHNIYRTEVECLMFCRGGPLAVVYPEGTWYCHVTPEVCERIIQEHLLEGKPVEEFRFACNPLLKDL, from the coding sequence ATGGATATAAAACCCTTGCAACAGAAGGCTAAATCACGAGGTATTGCTGTTAATGGGCAAGGTGGTTATCAACGACATATTCTATTGTGTACTGGGTTGCGCCAAAGTGGAGATACTTGTTGCCCGGCTGAAGAAGGTGCTAAAACTTGGAAATATCTGGGTAAACGACTGAAGCAACTTAGCCAAGAAGGACACAATATTTATCGCACAGAAGTGGAATGTTTAATGTTTTGTCGAGGGGGTCCGCTCGCAGTTGTCTACCCTGAAGGGACTTGGTATTGTCATGTTACGCCAGAGGTCTGTGAACGCATTATTCAAGAGCATTTGTTGGAAGGCAAACCCGTTGAAGAATTTAGGTTTGCTTGTAACCCATTATTAAAAGACCTGTAA
- a CDS encoding HepT-like ribonuclease domain-containing protein has translation MSPSAREYLQHILDETTYIMTSSTSLDKTKFVQDETLKRAYVRSIEVIGEAVKQLPDGLRQKYDVIEWPVYGWDA, from the coding sequence ATGTCTCCGTCGGCTCGTGAATATTTACAGCATATTCTTGATGAAACGACCTACATCATGACGAGTTCTACGAGTTTAGACAAGACAAAATTTGTGCAAGATGAAACGCTGAAGCGCGCTTACGTTCGTAGTATTGAAGTAATTGGCGAAGCTGTCAAACAGTTGCCAGATGGGTTGCGTCAAAAATACGATGTGATTGAGTGGCCGGTCTATGGCTGGGATGCGTGA
- the ispD gene encoding 2-C-methyl-D-erythritol 4-phosphate cytidylyltransferase — MYLLIPAAGSGRRMGAKRNKLLLPLLGQPVLAWTLLAAKQSQQIEWIGIIGQPEDWLDFKNIISHLELSDKVHLIQGGSTRQESVYRGLQGLPTTANRVLIHDGARCLATSDLFDRCAEALQCCAGLIAAVPVKDTIKIVKPDSQIIDRTPDRNQLWAAQTPQGFAVETLRQCHDEGLRHGWEVTDDAALFEQCGLPVTIVEGEETNLKVTTPVDLAIAEFILRQRISQ; from the coding sequence GTGTATTTATTGATCCCTGCGGCTGGCTCAGGACGACGGATGGGGGCGAAACGCAATAAATTACTGTTGCCATTGTTGGGGCAACCCGTGCTGGCGTGGACGTTGCTGGCAGCCAAACAGTCGCAGCAAATCGAGTGGATTGGCATTATTGGACAACCAGAAGACTGGCTCGACTTTAAGAACATCATTAGTCATCTAGAGTTGTCCGACAAAGTTCACTTGATTCAGGGCGGCTCAACTCGGCAAGAGTCAGTGTATCGGGGTTTACAAGGACTACCCACCACTGCTAATCGGGTGCTGATTCACGATGGGGCGAGATGCTTAGCAACGTCCGATCTGTTCGATCGCTGTGCAGAAGCGCTACAATGCTGTGCTGGGTTAATTGCGGCCGTTCCTGTCAAAGATACAATCAAAATCGTGAAGCCGGATAGCCAGATCATCGACCGCACACCCGATCGCAACCAACTGTGGGCGGCCCAAACTCCCCAAGGTTTTGCGGTGGAAACATTGCGCCAATGTCATGACGAAGGGCTGCGTCATGGCTGGGAAGTCACAGATGATGCTGCCCTATTTGAACAATGCGGACTGCCAGTGACAATTGTGGAAGGTGAAGAAACCAACCTGAAAGTTACCACTCCTGTAGATTTGGCGATCGCTGAGTTTATTTTGCGACAGCGAATCAGCCAATAA
- a CDS encoding IS110 family RNA-guided transposase — protein MNQNVYAAYIGIDWSDRKHDIYLYDCTTGEIEESVIGAQPDAIAAWVKGLRKRYGNALLAVCLEQKRGPLIYALCQYENLVLYPINPRTVSNYRKAFQPSRAKSDPIDARILVELLQKHQDKLPAWQPESAQMRALRQWVESRRMLVGEKVRLSNRRIAALKNYYPQVLDWFEDKDTQVFCAFVERYPTLKDAQAAPPEELTQFFRSHQVIRRSAITRRIAQIAASGISLTEDPGIVEPMQWLVQTLIGQLKPLLLRLTELTLKIDRCFTALPDAGWFAALPGAGEHLAPRLLAAFGEERSRFDSAQQMMCYFGIAPVRESSGKKNWVHWRWSCPIFLRQTFVEWVNQSRHHCAWAQAYYRMQRAKGNSHPAAMRSLAFKWIRILFGCWKNREPYDEAKYVAALQRKGSPIVKLLGAI, from the coding sequence ATGAATCAGAACGTGTACGCTGCCTACATCGGGATTGATTGGTCTGACCGCAAACACGACATTTATCTTTACGATTGCACCACAGGTGAAATAGAAGAGTCTGTCATTGGCGCACAACCGGATGCCATTGCTGCTTGGGTCAAGGGATTACGAAAGCGATACGGCAATGCTTTGTTGGCAGTGTGCTTAGAGCAGAAGCGCGGTCCACTGATTTATGCGCTCTGCCAGTACGAAAACTTGGTGCTTTATCCGATCAACCCACGCACCGTTTCCAACTACCGCAAAGCCTTTCAGCCGTCTCGTGCCAAGTCAGACCCAATTGATGCCCGCATCCTGGTCGAACTGCTGCAAAAGCACCAGGACAAACTTCCAGCCTGGCAGCCGGAAAGTGCTCAGATGCGAGCATTAAGGCAGTGGGTTGAATCCAGACGGATGTTGGTCGGTGAGAAGGTCCGTCTGAGCAATCGCAGGATTGCTGCGCTGAAGAATTACTATCCTCAAGTGTTGGATTGGTTTGAGGACAAGGATACTCAGGTATTTTGCGCTTTTGTTGAACGTTACCCCACGCTCAAGGACGCTCAAGCGGCGCCCCCAGAGGAATTAACTCAGTTTTTCCGCTCTCATCAAGTGATTCGTCGTAGTGCCATCACTCGTCGGATTGCACAAATTGCCGCCTCTGGCATTTCCTTAACCGAAGACCCAGGCATTGTCGAACCGATGCAATGGCTCGTGCAAACCTTGATCGGTCAGTTAAAGCCGTTACTCCTACGCTTAACGGAACTGACGCTCAAGATCGATCGTTGTTTCACGGCACTTCCCGATGCAGGTTGGTTTGCAGCCCTTCCTGGTGCTGGAGAACATCTGGCTCCCCGATTACTTGCAGCCTTTGGGGAAGAGCGATCGCGTTTTGACAGTGCCCAGCAGATGATGTGTTACTTTGGCATTGCCCCTGTTAGAGAGAGTAGTGGCAAGAAGAATTGGGTGCATTGGCGATGGAGTTGTCCGATCTTCTTGCGACAGACGTTTGTAGAGTGGGTCAATCAAAGCCGACATCATTGTGCTTGGGCACAAGCCTATTATCGAATGCAGCGAGCCAAGGGCAATTCTCATCCAGCAGCGATGCGGTCGTTAGCGTTCAAGTGGATACGGATTCTGTTTGGTTGTTGGAAGAATCGAGAGCCATATGATGAGGCGAAGTATGTTGCAGCATTACAGCGTAAGGGTTCGCCAATTGTAAAGTTGCTGGGGGCAATTTGA